The Penicillium digitatum chromosome 6, complete sequence genome contains the following window.
CAGGACGGTGTGCCACCGCTCAATAATAAATTCCGGAAACACTAGGTTAACTTGGCCCAGAATGTAATTTGACCCGAAGGAATTGTTGACCGCGCCCATGGCCAGAAGTCCTAGCCAAATCATCAGCAAGTAGGCACCAACTTTCGACAGATACGAACCAGTCAGCATAAACCATCCAGTGATATATGACAACTGTCGGGAAACGCGAGGCGGTGCGAGCATAGCCACCCACGAGTATTGGCCTCCAGCCACTGGCCAGCGCGAGCACATCTCAGCCATTGCTAGGGCAATCAACATGGTGAATACACAGACCCCGATCCAGCCGAAAATCATGACGGGTGGACCACCTGCCTGGATGCCAATGATAAAGACGCCGCTTAATGCCGTCCAGCTGTTCGGTATTAGATACGACTCGTGTGCCCgactgggggggggggggaaattCTCACCAGGTCACAATGCTGAAACTAAACCCCACCATATCTAGCAGACTGAACGATCGCTTGAATTCTTGCTGGTACCCCATATTCCCGAGAGCAACATCCTCGTCCATGGAGCCATCGAATACTTTCGTGGTCGCCATGTCGATGAGTAGCTTACAGTTCTTTGGAGGGGTTTATCCGTGGTCAATGCTGTCACGAAGCAAGGGATATGTGCACCGATTTCGCACGGAGACTTGTTCGATTGTCGAGATTGGAACAGATAAGACCTATCATTTTTGTCGAAAAAACTGAGCATTTTTCGGCCTTTGATAGGGCACGATAGAAAGATCGAACTTGATGTGTCGATCCGATAGGAACTAGTCCAATTTTGGGAAAACTGCCGCATGCGAATGCAGGTCCATAAGAGCGATATCATGATAGAACGCAAAGAAGCGACATAGCCTTGCAAATTAATCTATAGGTTCCTTGCCCACCCCCTCTCCACTATATCCCGGCCCGCAGATATCACCATGTCCCTGGCCATGGCTGACAACAGACCTGAATCAGCGACAAATTCCCCCGACTACATCCTTATCCTCTTCCCTTACAACTAAATCAGTTTTCGTCAGATCATACCTCCACTCTGCCAAGCACCCTCGCCAAGGTCAACAACCTATCATTCATTTGTATCCCCAACGTCACTAAGATGACACCGAGAGCAAGGGTGTCTACAATGGCTCTGATCACACAGTGTTGGCAAAATTACCATTGGGCATGTGCCAAAGGATCTTTCAACTCCTCACCACACTAAAAAACAAGAGATATTAACCTTCAAAAGGTTAACCTTTTATAGCAAGGTTGCTTTGAGTGGGTCCCGCTAGTGGGTCTAGACGCCCACTCCATACAACATGTGGTCATGGACTGGCCTGTTGCTTGTCAGCCGACACTATATCATTATATTAGACACTAGATACTTTGGGCTGTTTCTGCTTGACAACAAATCAGCCACAAGAGCGAACAGTAAACAATTATATCGTCAATGTACGCAAGGAAATTCGAAAAGGCCACAATCGCAGAGCTTAATCACCATTCCATCAGTTTCCAACAAAACAAATCCACACTTGTTCAGGGCTTCGATAACTGCTCCCTTCGGAAGAATAGAAGAAATCCACCGCTTGAATGTCGACGTTAGACGGGACTCACAAGATTACAATAGGGGAGCACATACCAGATCAATAGCTGCAACAAAAGAGCAACCCAAAACCACGCATTACTCAGCGCGCCCACACCAGCCGTAATATCTGGAGAGATAGGACCTGGCCCAATGTTGTTTGGCGCAAAGGCCCTTGCACAGATCGTTGCGAGAGAGCCCAGGACCTGTGACACCAGAAGCGCGAAGCAGATATGCATGCGGGTCAGTGTTTGCAGCAGAATCATACCAAACCCAAGACCTTGTAATGCGTCCAAGACCCcgagccagagccagagaCTCCGAGATACAAGGGCACCTGCTGTATAACTTCCAGCCCAGGGGAGGTACAGGCCGGAGCCAGATGTCCCCCACCAGATTTGCGCCCAGCGAGGCGCACCCAGACCACATGCGAGAACTGGGAGGATCCAGCTATGGGACTTGGATAGTCTAGCTAGCAGGAAGAGAACCGCGATCCAGACAAAGCCAAAGAATGCAACGCAGAGAAGGAGGATTTGCCACGAGCTGGCGTGCTGGGTGATCCAGAGGACTGTGGTAGTCAGTAGTGTCGTTCCAAGCATGAGAAAAGAGAACACAGCAAAAAATGACTGGAAATGGGTGACTCACAATTCCAGTTTCGACCATATGGAGCACTCAAAAAGAAGTTTTGGAGAATGACGACTACCCAGTTCCAGAGTACAATCTTGCGCCGGAAGACAGATTTGTAGAATGATGGCACTTTACCAGGAGTTTGACGATAGTATTTTGGCAAGCCAAGATAAACGATGAGACCGATTGCCCATAAAAGGATGGTGATTGGTGTGCATATTGCTCTACAGTACTGGTTAGTAAACCTCCGGGACTAGACATGaagatttggatattttacGCACGTCATTCTCCAGGTGTTGGTGACGCTACCTTGCACATCCATAATTCCAGCGTTGGTAGCTTTAGTCAAAGTTGAACCCCAGTACCAAAGGGCAATGACATAGGCTTGCTGCGTGCCCTGGATAAGACAAGCACGGAAAACCCACTGCTTGACTGGCGCACCGCTCTCATCGCCGAAATTGAGGGCGAAGAAGATAGACCCACTCGATGATGCAGCAGCATAGATACTACTTCCAATATTTTGAATCCAGCCGCGATTATGTGAGTTGGGCTCGAAGTGTGCCATTCCAATGATCAAAAAGGCCGCCCCGTATAGAAACCACGGTACACTTAGAACGATCACGGATTTGCAGTATCGGAAGAAAAACCACCATAGAATAGAAGTTATTAGGTAAACCGTAGCGATTCCGTACAATTTCGTAGCGGTTTGACCGACCTCTCCAGTGAGAAGGGTAATCTGGTAGGAATTGGCTGCAATGATCTGGCCCAGTCCAAGGAAGAGAGAATACACAGGCCATTCTCCAATGCGCATTTGCATCCATTTCCTTAGACCGGTCGGCGGCATATAGTCATCACCAAGAAGAAATTCATCTGGCGGGGCCTCTTTTCTCTCGTGCTCACCACTTTCATGAGATGTCGCATCATCATTGGTGACTGACCCCGTCGGGGAGGCCCCTGCTTTACCGCGATGCACTGAGCCGGCTGGGGATCCTTGATTGAGGCCAAGACGAGCATCGCGGAATCTGTCAAACCATTTCTTTTCGCTCTTCTCGAGGTATGTCTCAATGCAGAGTTGGGTGTCTGAATTTGCCCCATTGAGGCCCTCGAGTCTTTTTTCAAACACTCTGTAATACTCGCCGTTACTGTCAGTGAAGAATGGGTCAATCTTTTGAAGTTTGaagtctttcttctctccaacAACCGAGTCGACAGACAAGACTGAGGCGTTGCCGAGACGATTTCCTGGCTCTGCCCACGGGCGAGAAGGAGGAACAAGGGTGTCATCTGTGCCGACTGTACTCGGTGCCGTTGAACTTGAGGGCGTATTGCTACATCGAACTAATAAGGAGCTTTGACTCGCGCGTTGGGCCGAGAGGGCCTCTTTAGTGAGGGCCGCGCCTGAAGGCTGGGGAGTTTGTGCACGTGCTGGATCTGGTCCTTCAGGTGATATGGAATAATCGTCATCAGCATAGCAAGTGGCCATCATTTCATCGTCACTGTTTTCTTCCGCCTCCGGAGAGGCTCTACCAGCACTGTCATAACCCTCGATGACACTGCCTTTCCCAATATCGGATCGACCGCGAGGATCTATGGTGCCAGATAACGGTCGAACACCATGAGAAATCTGGCGACTGAGCCCCGACTTCGGTCTCCCGTCGAGTCCAGGGCTCGCGTCACGACTGTATACAATAAAGCTTCGCTGGAGTGATCCTGTAGTACCCGAGCGGCTTGAGGGTTGTAATGGAGGTGTTGATGCGCCTGACCTTGTCGACGCAGACTGCGGAGTCATCATCCCGTAGATGGCATTATATGCACCGGTGGCGGCGGACTGACTCTGGGATTTGGTTCGTTCCTTTTGATGGACTCGAATCGACGTGGACTGTAAGATCTCAAGGTCTTCGACCCACTGAGCAACTGGGAATCGTTGCTTGGCAGACCTCGCGCGCATCATTGCCCTTACCTCGGGCTTGGAGTTTAGCGCACTCGCAATAGCCAATTTGAACTGTTTCAATAGGTGGGAGGTAGTCGTAGACTCAACCGTATACCACCAGCCAGGCATCTGCCCGAGGCCCCCTACTCTGGCTCCAATTCCAAGCGCACCCTTCCGACCGAATTCGACGGCGACAAGACCAAAGGGCTCATCGCGGGACGGAATTAGCGCAAAGTCTGCGCCAGAGAAGATGAAGTGTGGTAAGATCGTGAACTGAGGTTTGGAGCATACCCGACCAGGGTAGAGCTTCATCATTCGGTCTAGTTTCAATGCGGCGAATTTGCCATATAAATCAATGAGCGGCCCGATGCAGATCAGCTGGACATGTGCTCGACTCTCTAATACACCGGGCAAGACATCGGCAATCAGATCGATGCCTTTTTGCATAGACCATCTTCCAACAAAGACTAACAGATCGGCGTCAGGTCTTTGCTCGAGACCAGCCCATTCTTGAGCCTGGCGTTTTAGCTCTACTCTGCGTATCTCGAAGTCACTGTCGATATTGATATCTCTCTCCTTAGGCAAGGCTCTATCCCACTCGCCTGTATCGGAAGGATCGGGATTAGGTAGGTTTCCAACTTTTCTTAGGCCCCAAAAGATTGGATATCGAGCATATGACCTCTTGCCATACTTCTTCGACACACCAACAGCACCGAAGCCTTGTTGATGAAGGCGAAGATAGCTTGCACCGGCATGAAGAAGATTGAAGATCTCGCCAAACTGAACATAGCGCGTTACAACATCTAAATCAAGGTTGAAAACAGAACACACTTCGGTTTTCTCTTTCTGTGTCCGCATAGGCCATAGACCTTGAAATTCGGCGTTGTGAAGTGACAAGCAAATCGGAATAGTCTCGGGCAAAATATATAACGGAGCCACCGAGCCGTGGTAGTCATTGATGTGGTACATATCAACGGGGAACCGCTTCATTGCCTGAGCAATACATTGATTCCAGGCAGAGTAGTAGATAGCGCTGCCGAGGTCGTCCATACGGGCTGGGTAGGGTTCTGTGATGGACTGCTGGCGGAAAACAGGTGCGTCCAGCAAAACATATGTTATGTTCTTCATCTGGTGGTACTGAACTTTGATTTCGTACGAATTCCCCAAGATCATGACGAACATCGAATCTGCTTGCTTATCGATGGGATACTTCACTCCGCCGACACAGGGAATAACCCAGACAAGATCCTCATGTCCGAGCTGTTTGCCCATCAACTGTGCCATGACACCCAAGCCACCGATCTTTATCTTGATAGCCCAGTCGTCGATCTCATATTCCATGGTTGCAATGAGGACCTTACGTCGGTGCGTGGTTCGATTGCCAAAAGCAGAAGTGCTTTGAAggaaatttgacttgctcgCTAGGCGTCTAAAGGGGTTTCTGGACTGTCCATCTTCCGCCTGGCTGCTCTTGAATTTGTTGACAAAACCCAATGAAATCAGCGTCTTCTTTTCACTCACGCCGACTTGGTTAAACTTGATCCGGTAGAATGTTTTCATGAACATGTAAGCGCAGGTCGAAGCTGTTATGACAGGAACAATGcagagaaggaaaaagagagcCATTTGAACATATTTTGAGCCCGCAGGAACAAGCTGAAACTGCAAATTCGAGTCATTGAGTTGAATTCTCCAGGCGAGGTGCGGGTTCGGTGGATGCTGAGTGATGTTTATGGTTGTCACACTGAGTGATGAGGGCGGTAGGCGATCTAAAATGGAGTCTCCATCGGAATCTCCGTAGATGTAGCTTTGGTCTGGTTGATTATCAGGGTTGATACCCCAGACGTTCAGCTGACCCTGAGCAGGCCATTCAGCCATAAAGCGGTATTTCCAGATGCCGTCGATATCCTGTTTCACGATGTTGTCCAAGCCGGCATCATATCCGTACTTGTTGAAAGGGCCGTTGAAAAAGAAATGAGGAAACCGACGTTGGATACCAGGACTCCAGTCGGGTCCGTCACCCTCTTGGATGTAGTCGCTACTACCTGTGAGGCGACTCCAGTACTCAACCCGAACGTGTTTCCCATTCCATCTCTGTTTCTTCGTCCCAGACCAAGGCAGCTCTTGAATACTATGGTTTCCTCCCTCGTATGGAAGCCACTCAGTGAAAGTACTACCCCAGTTGGTAGAATACCGATATTTGTCGGCTCCTGCTGCGTGTTGTGAAATGAAAAGAGTCCCATCTTCGCGCCCATGAAGCAAACTGCTGGAGTAATTTGCTGAGGTAAAGATCATGGGATTATCATACTGCCCGACTCGGATCAAGAAATGGTCGATGACATTGGTTGCCCTTCCATCAGCACTTGTCGCATTGTTCACCGTCAATTTATGCACGCCATTATAAACGCCGGTCAAGGTAGCTCTCCAAGACCAGATAGATGGGATTTGCCCGGTCCAAGATGTAATCTCGGGTGCAATGCTCTCACAACTGACACTTCCAAGGTCCACAGAAGACAATTGTCCAGTTTCAGTAGATGATTCAACTGATATTGAATCGGTTACCATAGAGCAATTCATCTCCGtggagaagaaaaagccGATATCCACCGACTCACTTTCATCTGGCGCGACAGCAGATAGTAACGGAGCATCGTGTCCAGGGAAGAATTTGGTTATCATGGGACGTGGAGAGACGAATTTCTCTTTGGGGATGTAGGCTCTAAATTCATATGGTTGAAGCGTCATACTGTCGAGACAGCCGTTGTACTTGTCGGAGCCGTTCAAAGCAAGTTTGACCGGACCCTCTTGTAGCGTCAACTCATCGTGGGGATAAAACAGATTCTTCACCGTGATGTTGGTGTCAAATGGAGCAATCAGTCCCGCAGTTCGATCAGAGCAGTCGAAATCATAGTGCACCGTCCGGTTTTCATTTTGGTACACAAACCAGACCGTTTGGTTGCCCATCTCTCCCAGATCTTGCAATTGGTAATATGGACTGCGCAAGACAGACCACATGCCAGTTTCTGTGGGAACTCCGTCAGAGCCCGGGAGGTATATGTTGTGCGTTTTGTTGGAGAGTAGCTGAATCCACCATCCGTCATTAAGAGCACCAAAGTCTTGTCGCATTTGATACATGTGTTTGATGATATTCCGCACAGGGTGAGCGGGATCACGGTGGTCGTAGGTGACTGTCTCGTCGTGACATCCCAAACGTCCTGACTTGATAGGCCATTGGAAGTATTGTGTGGAATTCAACTGGAAACATCCGTGATTTTTCCAAGCTGTGGCGGGAGACATCGCTTGACGGCCATAGATGTAGTTAGCAGCCGAAGCATCCAAAACGTAAAATGCTTGTTCCTCGCCCCATAGGAGCATTGGAATGCCGGGCATATGCAACGTCGTGATGAAAAGAGCCAGAAGTTGCCTTTCGATGCCATATTCAACGGTCGGCCACCGAAACACATCCTGGTTTGTCGCTCCATACATATGACGTGGATCAAATTTGCCGGTGTTGGCATTGATCATGTCATTGGTGAGTACCATTTGATACCATGCCTCAGTCCAATTGACTGGGACGTCGTAGCCAGCGGCCAAATTGCCATCCATGCCCAAGAAGCGGGTGAGGGAGCGATAGACGGAGTAATGAAAGGCGGCAGCATCGGTAGCCTGCTTATTTTGGTCACGAAGAAAGTAATCCGGATCAGATTCATTCGTCATCATAAACGCCTCCTCCAACGTTTGTGATTGCATATCAGGTTGACGTCCTCGCCCGTGGAAGATAGAGCCAAGAGTGTTACCGCTGGTAATCTCACCCGGAAGGAAAAAGTTCTCTTTTCCCACGCGGCGAGCACAGTCTCGATACGCCCCAGAGATATCCCCAAGAGCATCGACGGTGGCTTGTGTAGCTTTATCGTAGCGAAAGCCGTCAATGTCAAAAGATGCAATAATCATACAAGAATGACGAATAAGTCTCTCTCTGACACTAGGCACCCATTCACGCAGCCGATCTTGCACCGAGGCAAATTTGGCGAGTTCTCGTTGCCAGTCGGGATAGACACCAAAGGCCTCAATGTCACCGTATTGATCAAAGTCACTATCGTAGCACCCACGTAGCTTATAATCGACGTCATCATCCACTGGGTATCCGGTCTCATTCCAGAAGCGAGGATAATCACACGTCTCATTGTAGGAGTTTCCATATTGGAAGTCAACATATTGACGGTCCGATTTCCAGGAAGCCTTGTGCTCTTTGATTGAGAAAGGGGTGGTTGTGTTCATGTAACCTTCGAATCCAATGAGGTCTCCCATGCTAGTGCTGTTAGATCCTTATAACACGATGGTAGGAAAACTTTTTAGACCGGAAGACTTACGTTGAGACGGTATTGTCAAAAATAACATACATGCCGCGGTTGTGAATCTCCGTGATCGCTGCTCTCCAGATTTGGATTGTCCCAAAATGCTGATCGAGTAGAGTAGTGTCGAGCGCCGAGTAGCCATCAGATCCCCATGGCTGGTTCATTAATACCAACCCTGCAAGATAAAGCCCCTAGAAATTCAACAGTTAGGTCAATTTGGATATGTACCCAAGGCCAATTCATGAAGCTAACCTTGATGCCCATTCCTTGTAAGTAGTCCAAAGTGTCCAATAGTCCCGCCACATCGCCTCCATGTCTCATTTGATTTGAATTGATATCATGTTCGAAGAGTGTCCCATTTACATTGTCGTTCGTTGGATCGCCGTTCACAAATCGGTCAAGGAAAAGCGTATATACAGGAAAACGCCAGTTTTTGGGAGACGGAAAATAGGTGTGATCAGGCCATTCTCCCCAGTAGTCCAAGGGGTTCGTCGCTGTTTGGTTCTCATTGATGTTATAAGCAGCGAGTGTCTCATCGTAGGGCCAGCTGACGCCTAGGGCTGCGAGAAAAGCGATCACTGAGGTTGTAAATCTCCAATGCATGATCGACAAACAATGAAGTAAGCCGCTTCAGGGAAACTGAGAATCGTAGTATGTGTCGAGTATGGCAGATGAGAGTAAGAGGAAGACCGTTGATCCGACTGGATCTTTTGAGAGACACCTTGTACCTTGCACCATTCCTGTTAGCAGGTTTGTTGATCTCTTCAAAGGGACATGAGAAAGATGCTCGTGTACCGGACTAGCACTAGTGGCAAATCAGTTCTTCTCATCCAGATACTCCGAAAAGGAATGGTACTAACAGGGCAAAGATAACCAACAGTGTGCTTTTTCGGTAAGTCGCAGGGGTGGTGAAAGGTTGGTGTATTGATGACgagcaaaaaaaaggactaGTGTCAATGAGGAACTTCAAGCATTCTTCACCAAGTAGAATACGACCAATAGTCCTCCAATCTATGGGAGCTCTCCTAGGTAGAAAAGGggtgaaaagaaaagaaatcgaGAGCTGCGGAATGGGTAATAGAAATAAGAGAAACCCTCGAGAGATAGTAGAGCACTACCAGTTGGGGTAAGATCACTCGATGTGGTCCAAGGTGAGAATGACACTCCACAGTCTACTTCTTTCAAGAAAGTCTCTGTTGTTCTTTCTGGTTCCTACAACTAAACATGAGCTACTTGGACAATTCTCCTTGAAGCCTGGAATGAACGGTCAAAGCCGAAGACACAGCTAATAGGAGGCAAAGAGTTGTAAGTACACAGAGATATGACCGTGCGTTGATTGACATCCCAATTACCGCTGTGTGCTATTTACAGAGACCATGGGACTCAGGCGGCGAGGATCCTGTCTTACGAGGCGTCACCATCATACGGGTTTCAAGCAATAATCATATCTCTTTGCATGGGACGGCAGTCGTGGAATGTCCATGGCTCGACGGGG
Protein-coding sequences here:
- a CDS encoding 3-isopropylmalate dehydratase, whose translation is MHWRFTTSVIAFLAALGVSWPYDETLAAYNINENQTATNPLDYWGEWPDHTYFPSPKNWRFPVYTLFLDRFVNGDPTNDNVNGTLFEHDINSNQMRHGGDVAGLLDTLDYLQGMGIKGLYLAGLVLMNQPWGSDGYSALDTTLLDQHFGTIQIWRAAITEIHNRGMYVIFDNTVSTMGDLIGFEGYMNTTTPFSIKEHKASWKSDRQYVDFQYGNSYNETCDYPRFWNETGYPVDDDVDYKLRGCYDSDFDQYGDIEAFGVYPDWQRELAKFASVQDRLREWVPSVRERLIRHSCMIIASFDIDGFRYDKATQATVDALGDISGAYRDCARRVGKENFFLPGEITSGNTLGSIFHGRGRQPDMQSQTLEEAFMMTNESDPDYFLRDQNKQATDAAAFHYSVYRSLTRFLGMDGNLAAGYDVPVNWTEAWYQMVLTNDMINANTGKFDPRHMYGATNQDVFRWPTVEYGIERQLLALFITTLHMPGIPMLLWGEEQAFYVLDASAANYIYGRQAMSPATAWKNHGCFQLNSTQYFQWPIKSGRLGCHDETVTYDHRDPAHPVRNIIKHMYQMRQDFGALNDGWWIQLLSNKTHNIYLPGSDGVPTETGMWSVLRSPYYQLQDLGEMGNQTVWFVYQNENRTVHYDFDCSDRTAGLIAPFDTNITVKNLFYPHDELTLQEGPVKLALNGSDKYNGCLDSMTLQPYEFRAYIPKEKFVSPRPMITKFFPGHDAPLLSAVAPDESESVDIGFFFSTEMNCSMVTDSISVESSTETGQLSSVDLGSVSCESIAPEITSWTGQIPSIWSWRATLTGVYNGVHKLTVNNATSADGRATNVIDHFLIRVGQYDNPMIFTSANYSSSLLHGREDGTLFISQHAAGADKYRYSTNWGSTFTEWLPYEGGNHSIQELPWSGTKKQRWNGKHVRVEYWSRLTGSSDYIQEGDGPDWSPGIQRRFPHFFFNGPFNKYGYDAGLDNIVKQDIDGIWKYRFMAEWPAQGQLNVWGINPDNQPDQSYIYGDSDGDSILDRLPPSSLSVTTINITQHPPNPHLAWRIQLNDSNLQFQLVPAGSKYVQMALFFLLCIVPVITASTCAYMFMKTFYRIKFNQVGVSEKKTLISLGFVNKFKSSQAEDGQSRNPFRRLASKSNFLQSTSAFGNRTTHRRKVLIATMEYEIDDWAIKIKIGGLGVMAQLMGKQLGHEDLVWVIPCVGGVKYPIDKQADSMFVMILGNSYEIKVQYHQMKNITYVLLDAPVFRQQSITEPYPARMDDLGSAIYYSAWNQCIAQAMKRFPVDMYHINDYHGSVAPLYILPETIPICLSLHNAEFQGLWPMRTQKEKTEVCSVFNLDLDVVTRYVQFGEIFNLLHAGASYLRLHQQGFGAVGVSKKYGKRSYARYPIFWGLRKVGNLPNPDPSDTGEWDRALPKERDINIDSDFEIRRVELKRQAQEWAGLEQRPDADLLVFVGRWSMQKGIDLIADVLPGVLESRAHVQLICIGPLIDLYGKFAALKLDRMMKLYPGRVCSKPQFTILPHFIFSGADFALIPSRDEPFGLVAVEFGRKGALGIGARVGGLGQMPGWWYTVESTTTSHLLKQFKLAIASALNSKPEVRAMMRARSAKQRFPVAQWVEDLEILQSTSIRVHQKERTKSQSQSAATGAYNAIYGMMTPQSASTRSGASTPPLQPSSRSGTTGSLQRSFIVYSRDASPGLDGRPKSGLSRQISHGVRPLSGTIDPRGRSDIGKGSVIEGYDSAGRASPEAEENSDDEMMATCYADDDYSISPEGPDPARAQTPQPSGAALTKEALSAQRASQSSLLVRCSNTPSSSTAPSTVGTDDTLVPPSRPWAEPGNRLGNASVLSVDSVVGEKKDFKLQKIDPFFTDSNGEYYRVFEKRLEGLNGANSDTQLCIETYLEKSEKKWFDRFRDARLGLNQGSPAGSVHRGKAGASPTGSVTNDDATSHESGEHERKEAPPDEFLLGDDYMPPTGLRKWMQMRIGEWPVYSLFLGLGQIIAANSYQITLLTGEVGQTATKLYGIATVYLITSILWWFFFRYCKSVIVLSVPWFLYGAAFLIIGMAHFEPNSHNRGWIQNIGSSIYAAASSSGSIFFALNFGDESGAPVKQWVFRACLIQGTQQAYVIALWYWGSTLTKATNAGIMDVQGSVTNTWRMTAICTPITILLWAIGLIVYLGLPKYYRQTPGKVPSFYKSVFRRKIVLWNWVVVILQNFFLSAPYGRNWNFLWITQHASSWQILLLCVAFFGFVWIAVLFLLARLSKSHSWILPVLACGLGAPRWAQIWWGTSGSGLYLPWAGSYTAGALVSRSLWLWLGVLDALQGLGFGMILLQTLTRMHICFALLVSQVLGSLATICARAFAPNNIGPGPISPDITAGVGALSNAWFWVALLLQLLIWYVLPYCNLVSPV